The Culex quinquefasciatus strain JHB chromosome 2, VPISU_Cqui_1.0_pri_paternal, whole genome shotgun sequence genome contains the following window.
CGCCCCCAGCCTTCTGCTCGTCGTCTAGCCTAACACACCGCCTGCTCAAAGTTTCTCAACATCAGAAAACTTTATCACGTGAAAGCACTTCGCTCACCACACTCTATTTCTCCAAACTCTTCATCGATCTGCACATCGGACATTATTACATCCAACCGCCCCGAAAACCTGTGCACCACGCCTTATGTAATCCACGTGTCGACTGCACTGCACCTCAACAGACACCCAGCAACACGCCGTCGACGAAGACATTATGCATAAAATCGACGACGGGTTCGTCGCCGGTTGCGAGAGACTTGTTGCTGGGGAACTCAGCAAGCTCAGTTTGTCTTGTGCCATGATCGGAATCGGAGTCCCGCGGTGGTCGCTGCCGGTGGCGACAttccagctgctgctgctgctagttTCGACAGCTGACTGGACGCTGGCATTTCACAAATCGTTTGAAGGTTAGCCAGTGGCACGGAGGGAAATTCTGGGGTGTGTTGCGTTGCGGGAAGTGGTGAAATTGGACGAACCTGAGGAAAAGTGGCCGAGATTGACACCAATGGCTCCGATTTTGATGTTGTGTCATTATACACGGAGAGAACACTTGCTGTTGAAACCGTAACCATATGTTGATGATTCTAgtgttattgtttttaaaaccaCAAACAAAGTTGTCAGTTTTCAAATCGCGTGAAGCAAATATGCTTTCAATTTGAGGAACAATATGATTCAATCTAGTTGCGGGGAGGTTTTCTTTCCGTGCCTGATGTGTGGCTCAATTTATGATTATGAGAGTGAATGATACTGCGTCGAGTTATGTGATACCGTGAATATTTTCGCAACTGTTTCAAGGTCGAACTTCTCTTTTCAGAGCTGAGCGTTCATACACTTCCTAATTCGGGATCTCTAGAAGGTACGTGAACCACTTGAAACCAGCTAACTGAATGTTCCTTAACCCATGATCCTCTCAACTCCACAGACTGTTCCCTGCGACTGCAGAAGCTGGTCGATCGACAGGCCACCACCCCGGCGGTCCAGTATCCAACCTTCTCCCGGGAGTTTGCCCATCTGGTCGCGATCGGTTGGAAGCAGACTGGTGGGGAAATCGAGTGGAGGTGCTCGGGAACGTTGATCGCGGAGGACTACGTTCTGACCGCAGCTCACTGCACCCAGGATGAAGGGTAACCTCCCCTTGAGCAGCCACGTGGCCGCAACCATCGCTAATCAGATCTTCTCTCCCCCTCCAGGAACGACCCAACGACCGTCCGGGCCGGCGACCTGGACCTGTACGGGGCCAAAGATGACCGTTTTGCGCAACAGACGGACATTGCGGAAATCGTCCGTCATCCCGAGTTCAACTTCAACAGTGCCTACCACGACGTTGCGCTGCTCAAACTCGCCAAACCGGTGACGTATGTGTCTTGTGTTGTGCTTGATCGTCGATTACAAAATCTACCATCACTCAATTCGATCGCTCACTCTCACGCGTGTGTGAGAACGAGCTCACAAGAGAGGTGCTCtttgatgttttgtttttgttttggtttttgccttTCCCCAGCGTGACCGATTTTGTAACGCCGGCTTGTTTGTTCACCAACGATTCGTTTTCGTTCGGAAAGCTGCACGCGACCGGCTGGGACTTTTGTGAGTATTTATGAGTGTTATTAATTAGATAATTTGAATGACGAATTTAAGGCTTATTTATTTGACCGTTTGAATCTTTTTGAGAACTGAAATATAGGGAATCATGTATTCCCATTTGATATCAAATCATTGTAACCATGCTATTTTATTACACTTGCATTTTGGGCTAAATGTAATTGTGGAGATATTTTTGTGCAGCTCTATCAATATGGGATATGGGTTTAGTCCGGAAAGGTTATCTTGGTGACGGATTATGAAAAGAAAAATCCCTGAAATTTCCGGAacaaaattcccggttttttaAAAAACCAGGAATTTCTGAATCCcgagaatttttatattttgtcccgattctcccaaaaaaaaaatggtttggatATCCAGATTTCGCTGTGAAAATAGATTAACAGTTTAAAGTACAGCCaccccacatattcggaacggtttacagataggccaatgttcaaaaaatcatagaaaatcgataattctgcccgccattgaaaaaacggctaatatccacttttggcaaaaacgagatattagcaccaggcggtagaggatgttccaacgcatctcctgaaacttgaatttcactaaaatagtgtttagatttggctgacgatgcgaaaaaccaaacggctaatatgccactcttatgggaaattgtgttgacggagattttgtgacaaacactaaaacgcgtttttctcggaatacttaatttggcataatagccgaattttcaattatgggcagaattgaacttaatgattcgcttttaccttcatttgaaagcttttcttgctatctttcgaatgctgtatcgaacagctgcaaattttaactattatatcaagttttagaagaaaaactttgaccctttaaattccacaaattcggaacacttttttcttacggatgtaaacaaactttggttccctccatgagtacataatttttacaaaataatggctcctcgcactgaaaccaacgaaactcaagcttagttatgttttatgaatggtctgataacttttttttgtacaaagcagttaaattcaggtgttccacaattgtcgaaggcacaataacatcccacaattttggaagaggcaatttggaggcagtattTTGCTActcaggataaaatagtcttgaaatgaagtttgttgttcaaaaagaactacttttactagAGAAATAGGAagataatttccaaaaaaggtCCTGAAAATAGTAGACAAATTATTACAacagtgttccgaatttgtgggtgttccggaTATGTGGAATGACTGTAATCGATGATATGTTTTAATTGTTATTCAGCATATCGTGactattcataaaccacgtggaaacttgTTTGTCTCCCagggttgaaaaaaatctgaccaagtttcgaaaaaaatttgaacaaatctagCAAACGtaaatcaaacaataaaaacaaggcAGGAGAAGAATGATACGAATTAATTCAAATACTGGTAGAATTTCAGCGGTATTTTGGCTTCAAAAAGGTTGcatttacatttttcatttaaaaaaagatattcagtatttttatttttgaccaaaatcgttcattttaacaaaaaaaaaatgttcaagatTTGCCGAAAATGAAAAATCTCTCAAAATCTGGCCCAGATCATGATGATTATTTATTTTGGCTAACACTTAGattgttaaaatttaagtttacaGGTACGACAAAAATCATAGCGCTTGAAACattgtttttgtaatttaaatattttttaaaagactgGATATTATATTAACGTAAATCACTGcgcctgatcgcataaatttcccatatgcattttcatcgaattTGAGTTATTGAGTTATTGGTTCAATCGTGTGCTATTTCAAACAAGCCTAAAACATCCCGTACTTCGTACGTCCAGTTTGTGTGGGAAATACTTTTCCTCAGCtggctgtttttgcatatgggacagtatttagttaagtatttaagtattttagtattttagtattttagtattttagtattttagtattttagtattttagtattttagtattttagtattttagtattttagtattttagtattttagtattttagtattttagtattttagtattttagtattttagtattttagtattttagtattttagtattttagtattttagtattttagtattttagtattttagtattttagtattttagtattttagtattttagtatttaagtttagtattttagtattttagtttttagtattttagtattttagtttttagtattttagtattttagtattttagtattttagtattttagtattttagtattttagtattttagtattttagtattttagtattttagtattttagtattttagtattttagtattttagtattttagtattttagtattttagtattttagtattttagtattttagtattttagtattttagtattttagtattttagtattttagtattttagtattttagtattttagtattttagtattttagtattttagtattttagtattttagtattttagtattttagtattttagtattttagtattttagtattttagtattttagtattttagtattttagtattttagtattttagtattttagtattttagtattttagtattttagtattttagtattttagtattttagtattttagtattttagtattttagtattttagtattttagtattttagtattttagtattttagtatttagtattttagtattttagtattttagtattttagtattttagtattttagtattttagtattttagtattttagtattttagtattttagtattttagtattttagtattttagtattttagtattttagtattttagtattttagtattttagcattttagtattttagtattttagtattttagtattttagtattttagcattttagtattttagtattttagtattttagtattttagtattttagtattttagtattttagtattttagtattttagtattttagtattttagtattttagtattttagtattttagtattttagtattttagtattttagtattttagtattttagtattttagtattttagtattttagtattttagtattttagtattttagtattttagtattttagtattttagtgttttagtattttagtattttagtattttaatatttgagtatttcagtatgggtaattcttcgccaactcacacagcagttgcccgacccctcttcgatttgcgtgaaactttgtcctaaggggtaacttttgtccctgatctcgaatccaaggtccatttttttttatatctcatgacggaggagcggtacgacccctttcatttttgaatattatcaaaaagaagtgtttttcaataatttgcagcctaaaacggtggtgagatagaaatttggtgtcaaagggacttttatgtaaaattgtacacccaatttgatggcgtactcaggattccgaaaaaaacatattttttatcgaaaaaaaaaacactagaaatgtttttaaaactctgccattttccgttactcgacttaaatttttttggaacatgtcattttaagggaaatttaatgtgtttttcgaatctacgttgacccagaagggtaattttttcatttagaacaaacattttcattttaaaatttcgtgttttttttaactttgcagggttattttttagagtgtaacaatgttgtacaaagatGATGTAcaaagagcagacaattacaaaaaaaatatatatatatatatatacataaggggtttgcttgcaaccatcacgagttcccgcgattttacgaaaaaaaagttttgaaaaagttggtcttcgttgatcatggccgttcatcgtcacccgcgacagacacgaacgacgaaacaaaaagaaacgcataaagtatcattttcaaaacttttttttcgtaaaatcgctataactcgtaatatttataagcaaaccccttatgttcatacatcaaaatttttgttattgtctgttctacaactttgtagaacattgcaatactctaaaaaataaccctgcgatTTTAGAAGTACacgaaatcttaaatttttgttttaaatgaaaaaataacccttctgggtcaatgaaggttccaaaagtgcattaaattccccttaaaatgacatgttccaaattttttttacagttgagttacggaaaatgacagagtttttattacttttttagtgttttttcgatgataaatacgttttttcggaatcctgagtacgccatcaaatcgtccgtctaattttacataaaagtccctttgacaccaaaattctatctcatcaccgtttcaggctgcaaattattgaaaaaaacctcttttttgcatgttcaaaaatggagggagtcgtaccgtccctccgtcacgagatatcaaaaaacggacctcagattctggatcagggacaaaagttacccgtaaggacaaagtttcacgcaaatcgaagaggggtcggggcatctttttccgatttcgtgtgagttggtagagaattacccgtatTTTAGTAGAGcggacaatttgaaaaaaaaaatgtaaaaattcataagggcgccatcaaattgggctcTGTTTCtctgttttttatatttttttccgttttgtttttttctcagaataaacttcaaaaaacatttCAGTTATTTTAAATACGCAAATTAATTCAGTAATACCCCCGACAGACACCGACGTCTCTCCACCCATCTACAGCACCCCACTGAACATAATCAACCAGGATCGGTGCAAGTTCTGGTACCGTACCAACAAGGATGCCTTCCGGCAGGGCATCAACCGAATGCAGATGTGTGCCGGTGACGAGGTGCTCACGGAATGCCCCGGCGACACCGGCGGTCCGCTGCAGATTCGCCTGCTGTCCAGCTCGAGGTACACCCCGTTCGTGGTTGGCGTTTCGGCGCTGGGAGTTCCCTGCGGTCAGACTACGCCGGGAGTTTACATCAAGATAGCTCACTACATTTACTGGATCGAAGATGTAACGAAGAAGAACTTTGCACCTCAGGAGTGCGTCACGAGGCATATTTCTTTCAGAGAGACTGACGAAGCGTTGGTTGCACCGAGTTCAAAGGTAGACTGTTCTGGGAAAATGGTTGGTTACCattcaattaacatttttttctttcttttttctagGGATCCTTCAATCAACCCTATCTGACGGGGAAGAAAGAGTCAATCGATGCAAACCCCAACAATGCACAGCTGCACATTTTCAAGGAATTCAAGGTGTGTGGCACAAATCGAAGCCTTACATAGATTTCTCAGAAGTTACCAATAGAGCGCTTCAACGGATCAATCTAACCCACTTTTTTATCTTCTTGATTCGTCTCATCCTTTGTTGCATAAAACCACAACCACCTCCTCGACATCTATCAGTGCGCAGTTGGAAAGGATGGTGAGAATGTTGATTGGATTTGCGGTTGCACGATAGTGGCACAAGATTTCGCACTGACGTCGGCTCGTTgcgtaaaaaatgtgtaagtaGAACCAAGGGTGGGTGTGTGGGTTACAAGCATCGAGTTAATCCTGTTCAAGTGCTTTGAGGTTACGCAGGAGGAAAGGGTTACTGAAACCGCAAAGAATTAAGAGGTAGACTTGATTTGTTTTTCGTACACCCAACATTCAGAGTCGAAagaatcaaaatttgttttttttttcttaaacaagCATGGCCGTCCGGGATGATATCTTTCAGAGCCttaagggtttgttcaaatattacgtccagagattttcgggatttcagaccccccccccctcccccctatcacgcacttttcctatacctttaacatgggctgtcacaaacaccagacccccccccctcccctattcatggacgtaattttCGAACAAACCCTAACCAGCCAAAAGAACCAGAAACCCTGATCGAATCTGAGCCCAGCTAATCCTGTTTGCACCTTCTCAAAGGCCGCTCCACTGCATACACATTGCACCTCTATTTTCACAATTGTGCTTCCTGTTCCATCCATTTCCTTTGCAGCGAAGTCGACGTCGTCAACTACAAGAACGACTGGAAGCGGATTGCCGAGATAATCTTTCACCCGGACTACGACAAAAAAACGCTCTACAACGATCTGGCACTGATACGGCTGCAAACCGATAACAGGTGATTATCTGAGGGGCGAGATTTgcgaaatttgtttgatttcacCTCCTCTTCGATTCTGCCCGATTCTCAAACAGAAATCGATACGACTGGAAGTCGGTGTCCTGCGTTGCCGCCATCGACGAAGATCAAAGGCACCTCCTTTCGTTTGGCATCGGTCCGTACAACCTGAACGACGACGGCACCGTCGGGGACAACAACACGGACGGAACGGAACGGTACCTGACGGCGCGGTTGCCACTGCTCGAACCGGCCAATTGTACCGAGTTTTACAAGACTTATGGCATCCTGAAGGAGGGACTCAACGAGACGCAGTTTTGCACCTGGTCGCGGGACTGGCTCGTTCCGGGGACTTGCGAACCCTGGAACGGGAACGAGGTCCTGGGGGAGGTCCGGCCGGCCGATGACACCAACCCGTTTCCGGAGGACGTGCTGGGCGTTGGGTCGTACGCACCGGACTGTGGCTTTGGGCGGCCGATGGTGGCGACCCGGGTGGCAGCGTTCCGCGAGTGGATGGACACGGTCATCTATCGGGCGGTTAATGTCAACAGCGTGCGGCAGGTGAGTTGTGTGATTGAGATAATCAAGTTAATTGGAGCAAAGATTGGACAAAAACTAtacataaaatttgtaccagccgtaactgtaattaagaaaatgttgatgaatagtactattttaatattctcaatgtcatgattttctcaccGAATTTGATTTCGAATCGGATaaaggaatgcattttcggactCTTTGAACTATTTTCCACTAGGAAAGGGTAGAATAAGTTGGTcaattaaaactaatgattgcaaaacaactgaactagtgtaaaatgcatttaaaaacactttggACAAATGGACctgtcaaaacataaaaatgtgtgttttttagagctcttaaagtgctccgaatatgaTTTTCTCTAAATCTTAACCTCAAAATTACCctaaccaccctaattttcagccaaaccaaaagttgccactttccatttgcaacaactcttctgaagacaccaaagcttcaaaacttcaccatttttcggaaaacccattttccacttaattttgcgatcttgaccactgtgcaatgtacagtaccgcaaaaactttttttttagcattagcattagcattttggaggacgccccaccaccggaaggctccacaacgcttatcccactgtttggtctggttgtgttagaccctcatccggaacaataatccaacacgggagataccatgtcttcatcttttgatgagtgtgtaatacagcccagagcataagggggtccacgccgggtccaagctatcctcggggaaatgaaggaatgttagtaaacacctatctaaagtgcgcagggacccctacgtcaccttagtggtatagatgtttgtagggaggttttggactcaatgttggtaggagaggtagaaccctaggatataccccgaaaggtatccgcaaaaactttttttttctagcagaaataaaattttggtcaatacatagaaatcttggaaattaatgattgcaaaacaactggacaggtatataatgcattttaaaacacttttttccttcAAATGATGATACCGTTgcctgtaatttcattttttttttacttttttatttgtttgttattttttagagtataacaataatcaacaaagttgtagagcagacaattagggtccgttatccattagtggacccctttcctatagtggaccctctgaagggtttttgatgaaaaaatcaataaaatcacaatttcaatcgtgttgttgtctacaaatcccttatttggcatgttcagcattaTTTAAAAccatgttgactgacattgaattgtctttttcaccaaaataagtgttttgagtttgacatctgaaatcagccatggccactagcattttcacaacaaaactgcatttatattgtATGATTGAATTatctatccaatcattttttgactgattatttaacttcagcaagtcgaaataatgtaagtttaaggaacttttttaaataaagcgaagaactgctcattttagagcaaaaattaggggggttcAATATAGGACAAggaaaatcaaaacttttccaaaagtggacccctgttaatttaaccttcaaaaatgaagaaaactgtgtatttaagcaaaagtttctcttaaatatACAATAAATGCatgttgtaatcaacctaaacgcatatttttttcaattatgagtataaatatagctgttttcatgttaaaagtaccaaaaatgctgaagccgtaagaatttaaaattaaacaaaactatAGTTagttgtacttaactgaagcatcataattgcagtttgaaatgacatgttattttaataaatcaataacaaaacttttttttttaaataagcgtgcttggttttatcagcaactgttaacaaatctattgtttagttttggtcaaccatttatgcaattgatatggaaaaatttgcatcataattacttttttttaattatttttatttttacagtagtttttgaaacgttttctctgatctttttctgaaataaatgtgtttaaatgtctgttaggttttttcgttgtttaaagccaaatttgttaacaaaacatatttgaatatgatgaaaagtgaacaaaatccatcttttattcattatatctatcattcgACCTataccatgcatcaaaacatcaaatatcggttaaatttggtataaaaataacagtttgcctatagtggtcTCGGGtacacaatcggattatggacccgggtccactataggaaaagggggtccataacaggcaaaaaaaaactttttttttcaaatggctatttttctgctcaaaaacaaataactgatgaaacaaatagtcaaaattgttcaaaagccttcagatttcattgttttgtacaaagggttaagaaaaagtgcttaaaatattgaaattttgtgaaaaatgtgcttcggctctactagggggtccactaatggttaaaataccctacaaacattttgatatacAAACATTAGGGGATTGCTTACaaaaatcacgagttatcgcgattttacgaaaaaaagttttgaaaaagttactttgtgcgtttctctttgtttcgtcgtccgtgtttgtcgctgctctacaactttgtagaacattgttacgctctaaaaaataaccctgcaaagttagaaaaaaacgcgaaattttaaaatgaaaaattttgttgtaaatgaaattacatgtttaattttttttaagttgagtaatggaaaatggcaacattttaaaaacttttctagtgtttttttttttgatgaaaaatacgttttttttttttaattctgagtacgccatcaaatcgggcgtccaattttacacaaaagttcctttgacaccaaatttctatctcatcaccgtttcaagctgcaaattattaaaaaacacctcttttttcgcatgatcaaaaatagaaggggtcgtaccgtccctccgtcacgagattcgtgatcagggacaaaagttaccccttaggacaaagaggggtcggggcaactgctttcagagatttatttaatttcaagaaataaataaaataaaacttttgagaATCATTTTCAATAATTGTTCATTTTTGAGCATCTCTCATTCCCCTCCAAGAATGGTCCAATTCTCCCCTTAATGGGAATTCTTTATCACGTGAGAAGCACTGCTCTAAAGTGTCTACTTGGTTAATAAATGGTCCCAATTCTTAAAATATCTGTATTTACTTAAAAGAAACAGAATccactcaaatgtttttt
Protein-coding sequences here:
- the LOC6033749 gene encoding transmembrane protease serine 9; amino-acid sequence: MIGIGVPRWSLPVATFQLLLLLVSTADWTLAFHKSFEELSVHTLPNSGSLEDCSLRLQKLVDRQATTPAVQYPTFSREFAHLVAIGWKQTGGEIEWRCSGTLIAEDYVLTAAHCTQDEGNDPTTVRAGDLDLYGAKDDRFAQQTDIAEIVRHPEFNFNSAYHDVALLKLAKPVTVTDFVTPACLFTNDSFSFGKLHATGWDFYTDVSPPIYSTPLNIINQDRCKFWYRTNKDAFRQGINRMQMCAGDEVLTECPGDTGGPLQIRLLSSSRYTPFVVGVSALGVPCGQTTPGVYIKIAHYIYWIEDVTKKNFAPQECVTRHISFRETDEALVAPSSKGSFNQPYLTGKKESIDANPNNAQLHIFKEFKCAVGKDGENVDWICGCTIVAQDFALTSARCVKNVEVDVVNYKNDWKRIAEIIFHPDYDKKTLYNDLALIRLQTDNRNRYDWKSVSCVAAIDEDQRHLLSFGIGPYNLNDDGTVGDNNTDGTERYLTARLPLLEPANCTEFYKTYGILKEGLNETQFCTWSRDWLVPGTCEPWNGNEVLGEVRPADDTNPFPEDVLGVGSYAPDCGFGRPMVATRVAAFREWMDTVIYRAVNVNSVRQVLLEKELALDYICEGPDREAGVCVHIDHCQHRDLGDEIKFCTNETAPIVCCPVNSFIATAHLPLLTECETNYQRFRPKSVDFAEGGPLDEDGTSRHPHSVMIGWKVNRTATNWHCMGTLINRNTVLTTASCTNSVKRRSPDVISIGESDVSRINDGEAQIIAVKETVRYQSYNSKTRDGDIAVLKLESEVSINANAVPACLWRDLNRTPFYAQQVQFDKRTLTAHDKNLVHNRDCQQFTSHTDLNNDQMCWQEFRLRPDGQDAPNCAHKGDPFVSWQRQSNNVYLPYLVGLYSYGDKERCATGEPVLATRITSYINWISLYM